The Lolium rigidum isolate FL_2022 chromosome 1, APGP_CSIRO_Lrig_0.1, whole genome shotgun sequence region aagataatatcattgcgACAATTCCATATAGCCCACATCAAAGCACAAATATCCGTTCGAATCTGTCCTTTAGATATTTTATCAACACCATttagccaatttccaaacatatttgtaacattGGCCGGTGGAGGGATATTAAAAGTATACTGGATTGTTCTCCAGATTAGCTTTGCGAAGGGACAATCGAAAAATAAGTGGTTTATGTTTCATTAGAGTCACAGAAAACACAATTCTTACACCCATTCCAATTTCTTTTTGCGAGATTATCTTTTGTGAGAATTACTTTTTTATaaaggaaccacatgaaaatcttaatcttcagCGGTACCTTTATTTTCCAAAGATATTTGCGCAAGAAAACCGTATGACCATTCATCGTGTCTGTGTACATGGATTTGACCGAAAAACACCATTGGTAGTTAATTTCCAGACAAAAACATCCGGGTCTTCCGTCAATTTAACCCTGATTATGCGCTGAAGTAGTAGTAACCAAACCTCCCATTTATCAGTAGATAAAGTTCTCCTGAATTCGATATTCAGAGGATTACTCGTTAGAACATCTAAAACCGGAATGTTTCTCCGGCGGACAATGTTATACAACGAAGGGTATTGCTTAGCTAGCGGTTGGTCACCTAACCATATGTCCTCTCAAAAGCGCGTATTTTGACCATTGCCAACTTTGAAAGAGCCGCGAGAGAAAAAATCATCCTTAACTCCCATGAGCCCCTTCTAAAAAGGAGAATCGGTGGGTTTTGTTGTCACTTGTGACAGCATTTTAGTCCGGAGATATTTAATATAGTATGTGTAGTACGTGCACCTGTTGTGACACGGTCTAGAGGCTCTGTGACCCGATCCCCTGCCATTCTTGGCTGTTGGTTGGCCAAGGAGAGTCCTTCTAGTTTCGTTAGACATCATGTGTATTGTTTTTGGGTCTATTTTTTTTTCGTAAACTAGGTTAATACTTCTTTCTAATCACTCGATTTAGAAGTTCTACAAGTGTTGTGTTTCGAGTTGCAGCAGTGAAAAAACTACCTTCATGGCAATGGCAATGACAGACTTCTCTTCGGGTGAAAACCCATGATTTAGCATCGGTGGTTGGATCTAGCGATGTCACTGCTGTTTCCTTTCTAGAGGTGTCTTCATTGAAGCACCTCTCTTGTTACATGTTgtcatcatttatggttgatgttGAAGTTTTGTGCATCTATGTTGGTAATACGTTGGTTATGTTTTTTCTCGATGTCTCTAACTCTACATCGCGTTGGTGCAGAAACTAGCTGTAATTAATGGAAATCAAATCCTTAATTAGCAGGCTTTACTGCAAGAGCAGTAGCTACTATGGTGATTACATGGCAAGGTGAGAGGTTTACAGACTGGGtcaaaaaagaaaaggaggacAGATCACAGATAAGCAAGCTGTGTTGTCCAAAGTTACTGACGCGGAATGCTCTGATTTCTGGGAGAGAATATACTAGCGGTATGAATTCGATGGGCTTGCTGCTAGATCCATTGATGATTCTGCTGCGACGACGAGAGCATAATGGCGTCGAGCGCGGCCTTCACCTGGGAGATCTCCGGCGCCTCCCCGCCCTGCGCAGGCCAGAAAGCGTCCGTCTCGAGCACCTGGCATTATTTGTTCAGTTCGCGAATGAGAACAACGCCAGGAGACGATACAATTCGAGGTCGAAGCGCGTGATTTCGTCTTTTTCTTGAAGGGGTTAATGGCCGTACCGTGAGCTGGAGCTGCATGAACTTGACGTAGGTGATGGCCTTGTCGAGCATGGTGACCATGTCCACCTTGCTGCCGTTGGGCACCAGCTCCTGCAGCGCTCTCAGCCGCTCGCCGATCCGCTCGCGACGGTTCTGCACACAGTTATCCAGCAAATCTCGTCAGTTCACTGTGAATTAGCAAGCCTCATGTCCATGCATGACTTGGGATGAAACACCATGAGCGTGCTTACCTTGGCAGCATCGCTCTGTGGCTCTTTGGGTGGAGGACTGGTGCTCGCGGACGTTTTTCTGGGCTTGATCGCCGCTTTCCTGTCGCCGCCGCACTGCCTCTTGGGATCGGTAGTGCTCTCTTGGTCCGCTCCCTGCTTTGCCTGCGCGAGCGCACGAGGTCGCTTGTGCGATGCggacgccgccgacgccgacgggTCATCGAACGAGAGCATCGAAACATGGGAGGAGACGCCGGTTGCGTGGTGCTTCCAGCCGACGTCGTGCCCATCGAACGCGCTGGCATTGCCAGGCTCGGCGCCGAGGTCGCCGGTTGGCAGCTCCCATGCGTGGCTGCCGAGCAAGCATTCCTCCTCGAGGAGAAAAGGTTGGTAGTGGTGATCGTACCCGTAGCCGAACGAGAGGCCGCCGGCGTCCATGAAGGGCGGCACGCCGTCGTCGTGGCAGAGCATGGCTGGCTGACCCACTagagccatggcggcggcgatgacgaaGGACAACAAGAGCAAGTAAGCGAGCGAGCTATACCTAGGCTGCACCACACCAGTAGTTTATCAAGCGACGTGCGTGTGCGTGGGTATGTCTCTGGATGTGAGGCAGGAGAGGATTGAAGTAAGCTTCTCGGTTTTGGCGAGTAATTCCCTGTGTGCCACTTTATATAGCGCAGCTCCGCAACGACACCCACATGGCCACCGGCAAAGGCGCAAAGCTGACGATTAAGCAGGCGCTGGTCATGCCGCCATGGAGGCATTAGCATGACAGGATTATAGAAATGCACTCGCATTTAATGCCCTGATCAAGTTCTCGGAGATGCTCCATATGATCGATCCAGCTTCATAATTGCACCTGATTCTGTTTTCCATTTTTATTACTTTGGCTGCTCGAGTTCATGGAAGACTTCCCTTTCCTGTATTAAGATAGCTACCGTTCCGTGGATGCGCTGCACAGATGAGCCAGTTCATCAGGACTTCAGGCAAAAGAAGAGGGAGGCTGGCAAAATTTTCCTGCTCTTACATTTTCGGTAGTGCAATTCACCATACCACTAGTCAATTATGCTTACACATATAAGGATTTGGGTACCGGTAAGAGAAAAAAATCTCAGAGGAGACCGATTTTTCCGGTAACCAGGCAAATACCGGACAACATTCTCAAACAAAATCTaaatttcaaaattaaaaattCCTAAATTTAAATATAATATTTGAAGGGGGAGAGAGTGAAAGTTTTGGACAAATGAGTTTGGGCATGCGATTATAACGAAGGAGTCACCGTATGGTTTAGGTTGGACTATCCAATCAGCCCAAATTCAAATAGACTGTCATTTTTTATGAAAACCAAAGTAGGTGGAAATTCCGGTTACCCGCCGGTAACTACGGTATTTCACTAGGTAACCAAATCCATGTGCACATTTAGACACCTCAGGGCCTCCACCTCTACttgtgcacttgttttatctgtgGTGTTTGGGTTTTCACAGCCAAGCCAGAAATCTCCACCGCGGATTAGTTTCCTAATGACGTTACAAAGCTGCAGGGATAGGATGCAGATGCCTACATACCCCTTTGATTACTGCAAGTTACAGGTGTTAATCACCTGGCTCTGATACTGGCTAAGATATGTAGGCAGTTGCTTGCACCTTGGCATCTGCATTTTGCTCTCGCTGTCTATTCCTCTTTAATTTTATATACGATGCCTAAGCTGCTAGCTAATGCACATGCCTAGCGCAGCGGCAAACTCTACTCTTCCATCCGTGGCCATTAATGCGGCGTATATTCGAACAAGATCTCCTGTTAATTAGTCCAGACAT contains the following coding sequences:
- the LOC124648252 gene encoding transcription factor RHD6-like, translating into MALVGQPAMLCHDDGVPPFMDAGGLSFGYGYDHHYQPFLLEEECLLGSHAWELPTGDLGAEPGNASAFDGHDVGWKHHATGVSSHVSMLSFDDPSASAASASHKRPRALAQAKQGADQESTTDPKRQCGGDRKAAIKPRKTSASTSPPPKEPQSDAAKNRRERIGERLRALQELVPNGSKVDMVTMLDKAITYVKFMQLQLTVLETDAFWPAQGGEAPEISQVKAALDAIMLSSSQQNHQWI